The following proteins come from a genomic window of Ferrovibrio sp. MS7:
- a CDS encoding NAD-dependent epimerase/dehydratase family protein gives MIVGSGLLAQGFRKYSGRDDIVIFASGVSNSAETDQAAYSREQNLLERHLCGVDRLFVYFSTCSIFDPERQDSRYTRHKLAMEALIAAAAPRHYIFRLPQVVGNIGNPNTLANFLHDKIKAGESFNVWARAPRALLDIEDVCRICSYVIDNEALPSGAMNVFPPFAVTALDIVRAFEVILGRVGKYEVLPLGTPYHVDTTDMAAIMAAAGVEFPSNYFEKILRKYYVRHG, from the coding sequence ATGATTGTTGGCAGCGGCTTGCTTGCGCAAGGTTTCCGTAAATATAGCGGCAGGGACGATATAGTCATTTTTGCTTCCGGGGTTTCGAATTCTGCCGAAACCGATCAGGCCGCCTATAGCCGCGAGCAGAATTTGCTTGAGCGGCATCTGTGCGGCGTTGACAGGCTTTTCGTTTATTTCAGCACCTGCAGTATTTTTGATCCGGAGCGCCAGGACAGCCGTTATACTAGGCATAAACTGGCCATGGAGGCGCTGATCGCCGCCGCCGCGCCGCGGCATTATATTTTTCGTCTGCCGCAGGTTGTCGGCAATATCGGCAATCCGAATACCTTGGCGAATTTTCTGCATGACAAGATCAAGGCCGGTGAAAGTTTCAACGTTTGGGCCAGGGCGCCGCGGGCGCTGCTCGATATTGAAGATGTCTGCCGGATTTGCAGCTATGTAATTGATAACGAAGCCTTGCCAAGCGGCGCCATGAATGTCTTTCCGCCTTTCGCGGTCACCGCCCTGGATATTGTGCGGGCTTTCGAGGTTATTCTCGGCCGGGTCGGCAAATATGAAGTGCTGCCGCTGGGTACGCCCTATCATGTTGATACTACTGATATGGCTGCTATAATGGCGGCTGCTGGAGTAGAATTTCCCAGCAATTACTTCGAAAAGATACTAAGGAAGTATTATGTCCGCCATGGTTAG
- a CDS encoding class I SAM-dependent methyltransferase, which translates to MDQDEYDRMAAVEETLWWYRALHRIQQQRLAALRLAPTGHVLDAGCGTGGLLRFLRQQMPALVLHGLEFNAEAAGMARAKSGLPVTEGSVNAMPFGDAAFDAIVSDDVLCHAGVDQAAALAEFLRCLKPGGRLLLNLPAYSWMNSPHDIHVHNVRRYTKRQAMQRLRQAGFAIEAAGYWNSLLFPLMLLHRMSVGKMQTASDVRPLAPWLNTALFSIARQEEWLNRYGLGLPFGGSVWLQARRA; encoded by the coding sequence ATGGATCAGGATGAATATGACCGCATGGCCGCGGTTGAGGAGACGTTGTGGTGGTACAGGGCTTTGCACCGTATCCAGCAGCAGCGTCTCGCGGCGCTGCGGCTCGCCCCGACCGGCCATGTCCTGGATGCTGGCTGTGGCACCGGTGGCCTGTTGCGTTTTCTGCGCCAGCAGATGCCGGCGCTGGTGTTGCACGGCCTGGAATTCAATGCCGAGGCGGCCGGCATGGCGCGGGCCAAATCCGGCCTGCCGGTGACCGAAGGTTCGGTCAATGCAATGCCGTTTGGCGATGCTGCGTTCGATGCCATCGTTTCAGACGATGTACTGTGCCATGCCGGGGTGGATCAAGCTGCCGCCTTGGCGGAATTCCTGCGTTGCCTGAAGCCGGGCGGCCGTCTTCTGCTCAACCTGCCGGCTTATTCCTGGATGAATTCGCCGCATGACATCCATGTCCATAATGTCCGCCGCTACACCAAGCGGCAGGCCATGCAGCGGCTGCGGCAGGCCGGGTTTGCCATCGAGGCGGCGGGCTATTGGAACAGCCTGTTATTTCCCCTGATGCTGCTGCACCGCATGAGCGTCGGTAAAATGCAGACCGCCAGCGATGTGCGGCCGCTCGCTCCCTGGCTCAACACGGCGTTGTTTTCCATTGCGCGCCAAGAAGAATGGCTGAACCGCTATGGATTGGGGCTGCCTTTCGGCGGCTCCGTCTGGTTGCAGGCAAGGCGGGCATGA